One window of the Anolis sagrei isolate rAnoSag1 chromosome 5, rAnoSag1.mat, whole genome shotgun sequence genome contains the following:
- the KLHL42 gene encoding kelch-like protein 42, with the protein MMSGSGLCEAPGDEVVEIRLGERRFPARKRLLLEQSDFFGALFRSGMREAAAAGLRLRGGLSARGLELVLDFIHCGRVPLEEEDEEGEEEGSLALEELVEAACYLQVTPLLRLLASGLRLPNCLRLLRLAQHYGLRELREAALAFMAARFHALLRRAELLPSALQQQLRERRLAGATPALIALGRFAGQSHASPNPEEASLCSALRYDESARRWLPLPGALPAALGNVRGYGAALLDNYLFLAGGYRLTASQEIAAAHCYNPSLHEWSPVASMNQKRSNFKLLAVSGKLYAIGGQSLSSVECYDPEHDWWNFVASLPTPLVEFSACECKDKIYVMGGYTTRGRNLNILQYCPISDIWTNFEQCDIHIRKQQMLSLEDTIYIVGGCIHELGSEKKSNQNEDMLTVQSYNITTREWLYLKENTSKSGLNLTCTLHNDGIYILTRDVTLFTSLEHRVFLKYNIFTDSWESVRHFPIFGQNMLVCSIYLPNLS; encoded by the exons ATGATGTCCGGCTCGGGGCTGTGTGAGGCTCCGGGGGACGAGGTGGTGGAGATCCGCCTGGGCGAGCGTCGCTTCCCGGCGAGGAAGCGCCTGCTTCTGGAGCAGAGCGACTTCTTCGGGGCGCTCTTCCGCTCGGGGATgcgggaggcggcggcggcggggctgCGCCTGCGCGGAGGGCTGAGCGCGCGCGGCCTGGAGCTGGTCCTCGACTTCATCCACTGCGGACGGGTGCCTCtcgaggaggaggatgaagaaggcGAGGAGGAGGGCTCCCTGGCACTGGAGGAGCTCGTGGAAGCCGCCTGCTACTTGCAAGTCACGCCGCTGCTGCGCCTGCTGGCCTCCGGGCTGCGCCTGCCCAACTGCCTGCGCCTCCTCCGCCTGGCCCAGCACTACGGCCTGCGCGAGCTGAGAGAGGCGGCGCTGGCCTTCATGGCGGCCCGATTCCACGCCCTACTCCGCCGCGCGGAACTTTTGCCCAGCGCCTTGCAGCAGCAGCTCCGGGAGAGGCGCCTGGCGGGAGCGACTCCTGCTTTGATCGCCCTGGGTCGCTTCGCCGGGCAAAGCCACGCCAGTCCGAACCCCGAGGAGGCCTCGCTCTGCTCCGCGCTGCGCTACGATGAAAGCGCCCGGCGCTGGCTACCTCTTCCCGGGGCGCTCCCCGCCGCGCTGGGCAATGTGCGCGGATATGGCGCCGCCCTGCTGGACAACTACCTCTTCCTGGCCGGAGGGTACCGCCTCACCGCCAGCCAGGAGATCGCCGCCGCCCACTGCTACAACCCCAGCCTCCACGAGTGGAGCCCCGTGGCCTCCATGAACCAGAAGAG ATCTAATTTCAAACTCTTGGCCGTGAGTGGGAAACTGTATGCCATTGGTGGGCAGTCCCTCTCCAGTGTTGAATGTTACGACCCAGAACATGACTGGTGGAACTTTGTGGCATCATTGCCAACCCCGCTTGTGGAGTTCTCAGCCTGTGAATGCAAGGACAAGATCTACGTCATGGGAGGCTACACTACCAGAG GTCGGAATTTGAATATCTTACAGTACTGTCCCATCTCTGACATCTGGACTAACTTTGAACAGTGTGATATCCACATCCGCAAGCAGCAGATGCTCTCTCTGGAGGACACTATCTACATTGTTGGAGGATGCATCCATGAACTGGGATCAGAGAAAAAATCTAACCAGAATGAGGACATGTTAACTGTCCAGTCCTATAATATTACCACTCGAGAATGGCTCTACCTCAAAGAAAATACATCAAAATCGGGTCTTAATTTGACTTGCACTCTGCACAATGATGGGATTTATATATTGACTAGAGATGTCACTTTGTTCACAAGCTTGGAGCACCGGGTTTTTCTTAAGTATAATATATTCACAGACAGTTGGGAATCAGTTAGGCACTTTCCAATTTTTGGACAAAACATGTTGGTCTGTTCTATCTATTTGCCAAATCTGAGCTGA
- the MANSC4 gene encoding MANSC domain-containing protein 4, protein MFLLMATSEVFLILGWIWRSDCLCSPTTFFKNCWIRRFPGLAIDLENSQRKGAHIIKVYAESTAQRCSQTCCLLKNVSCNLAVFYYEANNPNLKCLHIFCPMLESCILKPKANVVLYNITAGIDPDLLVFEKLSFKDRTTKSSFHKWERHGNVRAADSDKCQESTTTSRGLLPETTSSAVVQGLETNSKAARTVSGPVYKNASITYLEPTVASVEGHFTTATDIISERKGPRATSDNATAFPTSTFTSIKMLSHLPSMAHLNTSKHLNETKGYGGRNYTSDDQGHKPTWEGVGRKSWLLPVMLCSSLILICCCSIFLATGCRRKRHGRYTPRRRGRASVQAKMVFNGQYVK, encoded by the exons ATGTTTCTGCTGATGGCTACATCGGAAGTGTTCCTGATTTTGGGCTGGATATGGCGGTCAGACTGCCTCTGCTCACCcaccacatttttcaaaaactgTTGGATCCGGCGCTTCCCAGGTCTTGCAATTGACCTGGAGAATTCACAGAGGAAAGGGGCCCACATCATCAAAGTATATGCAGAATCCACAGCACAGCGGTGTAGCCAAACTTGTTGCCTTCTCAAGAACG TTTCCTGTAACTTGGCAGTTTTCTACTACGAAGCCAACAACCCGAATCTTAAGTGCTTGCACATTTTTTGTCCAATGCTGGAGAGCTGTATACTGAAGCCTAAGGCCAATGTTGTATTATACAACATCACAGCAG GCATTGATCCAGATCTCCTTGTGTTTGAGAAGCTCTCTTTTAAAGACAGAACTACTAAGTCTTCTTTTCATAAATGGGAAAGACATGGAAACGTAAGGGCTGCTGATTCAGACAAATGTCAAGAGTCAACCACCACTTCTAGGGGCCTTCTCCCTGAGACCACATCTTCTGCAGTGGTACAAGGACTAGAAACTAACAGTAAAGCTGCAAGGACTGTAAGTGGCCCTGTGTACAAGAATGCATCCATTACATACTTGGAACCTACAGTGGCATCAGTGGAAGGTCATTTTACTACCGCGacagacattatttcagaaaGAAAAGGTCCAAGAGCCACATCTGACAATGCAACTGCATTTCCTACCTCCACATTCACATCCATCAAGATGTTGTCACATTTACCCAGTATGGCCCATCTGAACACCAGCAAACACCTGAATGAAACCAAAGGTTATGGTGGAAGGAATTATACTTCAGATGACCAAGGCCATAAGCCAACTTGGGAGGGAGTAGGAAGGAAGAGCTGGTTGCTTCCAGTGATGCTTTGTTCTTCACTCATCCTGATCTGTTGTTGCAGCATTTTTCTTGCCACAGGATGCCGTCGCAAGAGGCATGGCCGCTATACACCAAGACGGAGGGGAAGGGCCAGCGTACAGGCAAAAATGGTCTTTAATGGCCAATATGTCAAATAA